In Chitinophagales bacterium, the sequence ACAGCAAGTTGCTCTCCGTATTGTTTAGTAAGATTAGATACCTTTACCGACATAGCACACAAAGTTATGCTTTTCTTTATTTATGGGAAATGCTTAACATTTTTTTTGATAGGGAATATTTAGTCTATAACAATCCTAATAAAATAATGATATTTTTTTTGCATACAATTAATATTTATACTATCTTTACCGAAATTACTAATACTAAAATTTTATAAATGAAATCAATTAACAAACTTTTTATTCTGTTACTTATAGTAACTACTATTTCGTCTTGTAAAAAAGATGAGGATAATAACACAAACAAGTTAGATACTCCTGAGTTACTTACTCCATCTAACGGCATAAACGTAGGGCAGTTTTCTATGATTTTATTCAATAATCAAAATCATGTGTATGTAGATTTTGATTGGGGTAATGTTGAAAATGCTGATGAATATAAAATTGAAATTGCTACTAATCAAAATTTTGAAGCTTCTTCAATTATAAAGGACTATGTAACTGCTGACTCTGATGAGTATTTTTATTTGGAGAATCCAAATCCTGGAAATGATGCAACATTTTATTGGAGAGTTAGAGCCATAAGTGCTTCGTTTGAAAATTCAGATTATAGCCAAGTATTTTCATTTACTGCTACTGCTGAAGATGATAATACTGTCATTAATCCATCTCCAAAAAATGGAACGTATAATGGTTATGGAAGTGGTCCTATTTTTATAACTTCTGTATTAGATACAACATTTACAAATTTACCAATGGAAATAACTGTTCAAGAAACATTTGACGGTTCAGGAGTTTTTGACGTAACCTATGATTTTGACGTCAATGGAATTAATGTAAATCCTACTGTGGAAGGTATTGAAAGTGGTTCAAATATTGTAATTACAAATCAATCTTATAATTTATTGGGATTTGTTGATTTATTAATAAATGATAATATAACATTTAATGGTTCTAATACAGCAATTACAGGAAATGCTACCTTAGGTAGTGCTAGTGGTAGTTCAATTGTTGTTAATGGAAACTTATCGTATTCTGCCACAAAGTAAATTAAACTAATTCAAACCTATTAAAAACCTACTGAGTATTTTCTTAGTAGGTTTTTTTTGTTCTAATACAACTGCTTTATTATTCCATCTGCTAATCCCATTTTAGGAATATAAATTTTAGTGGCTTTTGTCCATTTCATTATAGATGTAAAAATTTGCATGGCAGGGATTATCACATCTGCACGGTCAGGTTTTAGGTCAAGTTTTAAAATACGCTCTTCATAATTGTATTTCTGCAACTCTTTAAAATACTTCTTTAAATAGGTATAGCTTACCGGTTTTGATACGTCTTTGCCCGATACTTTTGCTACTTTGTTTATATTTCCTCCAGAGCCTATTAAATCTACTTTTCCGTGAGGTAAATTTTCCATTAACCAAGCCTTTAAATCATTCCACATTTCTTGATTTACCATATCGTTTAAAATACGCAAAGTGCCTATTTTAAATGATTTTGCCGCCACTATTTCTCCCTTATTTATTACTGTAAGTTCAGTGCTTCCGCCTCCCACATCTACGTATAAATAAGCATTATCGTCTGCTATAAGTTTTTCTATATGGTTGGCATATATTATAGCCGCTTCTTCTTGCCCGTCTATTATTTCTATGTTTATACCCGTGGTTTCTTTTATACTTTTTATAATTTCTTTTCCATTTTTGGCTTCCCTCATGGCACTGGTGGCACAGCCTCTAAAATATTTTACACCATGAGCTACCATTAAATGTTTGTAAGCCATTACAGAATGTACTAACCTTTCTCTGCTTTCTTCGCTTATTTCTCCTTTAGTAAATACTTCCGTACCCAATCTTACAGGCACTCTTATTAAACTTTCCTTTATGTACTTTTTTTCATCTTTACTTTCTATTACATCATTTATTAATAAACGCATGGCATTAGAACCTATATCTATAGCGGCTACTTTGGTAAACTTAATCATTCTTATGTTTTTCTTTTAAGTAATTATAAAAAGTTATTTGACTTCTAATTTTCTCTTTTCGGTTTTTAACATACAAATTTCGCAATGTTCCATCTAATTTTCTGGCTTTTACATTATCGTTCCACTGGTTATTTAAAAACCATTTTATTTCTTCTTTCAGTTTTTCGTCATAAATAGGGAAACTTACTTCTACTCTAAAATCTAAGTTGCGTTGCATCCAATCGGTAGAAGATAAATATATTTTTTCTTCGCCATTATTATGAAAAACAAATATTCTGCTGTGTTCTAAATATTTATCTACTATGCTTATTATTTCTATATTGCTGTGCAGTTCTTCTAAATATGGCACCAATGAATTTATTCCTCTTACTATCAATTTAATTTTTACGCCATTATTTGCTGCATAATATAATTTTTCTATCATTTCATAATCTACCAAACTGTTCATTTTAGCAAAAATACTTGCCGGTAGTTTCTCGGCAGCGTTTTTAATTTCTTGGTCTATCAGTTCATAAAACTTAGTTCTACTTTGGTGCGGTGCCACCAGCAGATGCTTATAATTGTATATTTTATAGTTGTTTTGAAAAAATCTAAAAACTTTATTGGCTTCATAAGTCAGTCTTTCGTCTGAAGTAAATAAAGATGTATCGGAATAAATAGTACTTGTTTTTTCATTAAAATTTCCTGTACTGAAATTAGCGTATCGCGTTCTTTTATCATTAACCACCCGAGTGATTAAACACAGCTTTGAATGCACTTTTAAACCCGGCACACCATAAATAATGGTTATGCCTTCCTCTTGCATTATTTTAGCCCAATATATATTCAATTCTTCGTCAAAACGAGCTTGAACTTCTACCACTACTATTACATTTTTTCCATTTTTAGCTGCATTTATTAAAGAATTTACTACCATACTGTTGTTTGCCACTCTGTACAATGTCATTTTTATGGTGGTAACATGTGGGTCTATAGCTGCTTCGCGTATAAAATCTATTAAGTAAGAAAATTTTTGATACGGATAATGCAATAAAATATCTTCTTTATCTATTACATCAAAAATGGTTTTGGCTCTATTAAATTTGGGGAAATTTAATGGCGAAACTTTGGGGTAATTCAAATCTTCTCTGCCAAAATTGGGGAAACCCATAAAATCTTTAAAATTGTGGTATCTTTTGCCTGCTATTATATTTTCTGTTTCGGTAAGTTGTAGTTTACCCAACAAAAAAGACAAATAGTCTTTATCTATTTCTTTATCAAAAACAAAGCGAACAGGCTCGCCACGCTTTCGTGCCTCTACACTCTGCTCTATTTTTTCTATTAAACTTTTAGAAATATCTATATCTAAATCAAGCTCTGCATCTCGGGTTATTTTTATACAGTGAGCAGTTATACTTTCATATTCAAACTGCTGATAAATAGTATGTACAAAAGCTCTAATTATATCATCTACCAAAATAACATAGTTTTTATCTTCTTCTTTTGGCAATACCACAAAACGTGGCGTAGTAGTAGGTATTTCTATCAGAGAGTAAATAGACTCTTTGTTTTCTGCTTGCTGCATATTTACCGCTAAGTATATGGCTTGCTCCTTTAAGCGTGGAAAGTTTTTTATATAATGAAGCATAATAGGAACCAGCTTAGGGCGAAGCTCATTATAAAAATAATGTTTCACATAAGATTTTTGCTCTTTGTTTAATTCTTTCTCATTTATTATGAATATTTTTTCGGTTTCAAGCTCTTTTTCTATTTTCTCATAAATTTCATCAAATTTTGTGTTCTGTTTTTTTACTCTTTCGGCTATTTCTTTTAGCAAAGCTTTGGGCTTAAATTTAATTTCTTGCTTAGCCTGCTTTCCCACACCTTGCATACGCCTTATAGTGGCAACACGAACTTTATAAAATTCATCCATATTATTTGAGTATATACCCAAAAATCTAAGACGTTCTAACAAAGGAACTTTTGCATCGGCAGCTTCTTGAAGCACTCTATCGTTAAATGCCAGCCAACTTATTTCTCTATTTATAAATCTTTTTTCTTTCATTTATTCAAAATCAATTCAAATGTATTGTCATAGTTTTTTATACAGTTGTTCCAGTCATAATGCCATACCCACTGCTGTATATTTTGTTTACGTACTACATTTACATCAAAGATGAGGCGTTGCAATCTTTTTACAAAATTATTTAAGTTATCATAAGTAAAAGTTTTAGCATAAGCTGGCGGTATATGCTCTGCATAAGCCAAACGATTGGGAAGCAAAGGAAAAACATTGCAAGCCATAGCTTCTACCACACTTCCGCCAAAAAAATCTTGATTTGAAGTAACCGGCAAAATATCGGACTGCCAAAGCAAAGAAATATACTGTTCTTCACTTTCTGCATAACCCCAATGTAAGATTTTGTCTTTTAATATTTCTTTTGCTTCATCAAAAATAGGAGGGTAAGTATTTGTTTTTTCGCCTAATACTATCAAGTTAAAATCTATTCCATTGTGGTGCAAGGTTATTAAACTTTCAAAAAAATCTTGTGGATTTTTATCGTATTCCCAGCGATGATTCCAAAGCACCACAGCTCTTTTGTGGTAAGGTTTATTTTGAGGTTTAAAATGTTGAAACTTTTGTAAATCCATACCTAAATGCAGCATTTTACTTTTTTGAGCAATAGTTTGGGCTACCCAAGTTTCTTGATAATCGGGAAAAGCGTTTAAAAATTTAGGAATTTCATTTAAAAAACTCTCTTTGTGGTAGTTAGAATTAAATAAAACAGCATCGGCACTTAATGCACTGGTTATATTTATAAATGCATAGTGTCTATCTCTTTGTAGCCGGGTGTCTTCATCTGTAGGCGACCAAGGGTAGGTCAGTTGGTTTTCATGAAAATATATAGCTGTTTTAGTATGAGCGGTTTTTGGGCGTGTTAGGCTTAAAAAAGTACTTAAATCTAACATATCGGAAGCTACTATTAAATCTGCCACATAATTATCTTCATTATATTTTTGTGCAAAATGAAGAGCTGCACCATGCATACGCCATTTCCAAAATCTATCGGGTAGTGTGTATGTTTTTATATTGTGCGTACTATTTTTTACTAAGCCATCCAGCCATTTTTTGTGCGAGCCACCATAAAAAGGTTCTATAAAAAGGATGTTCATTGTAGATTTATAGATTGTGAGAGGTTAGAGAGATAGATGTATCAAATTGAATTCTTAGGATAATCAAACCAAAGCAAATTAGTGTTTTTAGATGAAAAATCACTCCAATTTTCTATTTCTGAACTAAAACACAAAACACCACAAGTGGGCACGTTTTCGTAAAAATAAGGAATATATTTTGATGCAAATTCATTAATACTTGGATTATGACAAAAAACAGCTAATGTGTTTACGTTGCTATTTTGACTATGAATTACACTTTCAATATCACTAACATTACAATGAAAAAGTGAACTGTCTATTTCTATTTTATCACATTTAACGTGTAGTTTTCGGGCAAAAATAATAGCGGTGTGCAAGGCTCTAATTCCATCGCTACTTACTATTTTTTGAGGTGCAATCTGTTTTTGCTCTAAACGAGAAGCCATATCTATAGCATCTATTATCCCTCTATCTTTCAACGACCTATCTATATCTTTAACAAGATGTGCGTCTTGCCAAGATGATTTTGCATGTCTGATTAATATAAAGGTTTTCACACCTTAAAGATAGTTATCTTTCAATTAAAAATTAGGGCAATATCTTTGGCTATTCTTTCTATTTAAGCAACCTGTGTAAATGACAGCTACTTCAGGACCTCCGTTTGCCTTAGAAGCTCCCGTTAGTTTAGATACGTTTAAATCATAGCTAAAGTGTATTTGAAAACCACCTAAATCGGCTCTTGCTCCCAAAAATACGGCATCTAACACTCTATATCCCGCTCCAAAATATATTGCATTTTTATTGTTTGGCACTTGGCTAAAGCGGTACTTAAAATAGGTAGATAAGTTGGCTTCAAATGTTGGACCTTGTTTTAAAAACATAAAACCCGGCATTATTCCAAGCTGTTTACCCATTGGAATTAAAGCTCCTCCGTGCAATGTAAATTTCATATACATTCTTTCGGTTTTATCTCTATTTATATTAAAACTAGAAATATTAGGCTGGTTTAAATGGTGTAAAGCTATGCCTATATAGTAATTGGTATTTTTCTTAGGTTCTATAGAATATAAAAAACCTAAGTTGGCATCACCATACATTTTAGTGCTTGCATCAAAAGATTCGGCAGCAGCTAAAACAGGTTCTCCCGTTATAGGATCAAATTCATACAAAGCTTTGCTTTGATTAAAGCTTCTATGTATAAATGCCCCTTGAATACCTGCTGAAATAGACTGTTTTTTGTTAATAATAAAGTGGTAGGCAAAAGATAAATCTACTCTATTGGTATTATAGTTTAAATCGCCAGCTTGGTCAGAAAAGAAAGAAAGTCCTACACCTCCAAAATTAGAATATTTAGTGGGTTTTCCTACGGCAATATCTGCAAAAGCTGAAACGGTTCTATAAGTATTGCCTTCTGAAACGCCCAACCATTGTGTTCTAAAATTAGCTCCTACTCTCCAATCGCAACCATTCATGCCTGTCATGGCAGGGTTTAAAACCAAGGGCTGTGCATTGTAGTTAGTAAAATGTATATCTTGAGCGTTTAATGTAGCTACACTAAAAATAAAAACTGCTATATATAAAAGTATCTTTTTCATAGTTTCCCTCATTATTTAATTAGTGTAACATTTCCACTTCCTTTAACAATATCGCCATTGGTGCATATTATTTCATAATAATATACATACACTCCGGAGTTGCACGCTTTGCCTCCTTTATTATCTCCATGCCACCCGTCATCCATATATCCACCACTCATTCCTACGTTTTCTCCGTTGTACATTATTTGTCCCCATCTATCAAATATTCGTAAGAAATTAACGGTTTGTATGCCGTATCCTGTCAGTTTAAATACATCATTTTTGCCATCATTATTTGGTGTAAAAATATTAGGAACATATACTAACTCGGGTCCACATTCTGTTATTACTTGTATGGTTATGCTGGTATCTATTCTGCACATTAGTGAATCGTAAGCATATACTAAATGAACCGGATAGGTAGTTTCTTCTAATGGAGTTGCCTCTATTTCAAACCCTAAAGTTCTGTTTAATGTACCGTTTACATCTTCCCATATTAAACTATCTGTATTAAAATTAAATGGCACTACGGCTGCACTTATTTCACTTACTGCTCCCGCTATAACAGGGTTTGGAACGGCATTTAACTCTAT encodes:
- a CDS encoding rod shape-determining protein, whose product is MIKFTKVAAIDIGSNAMRLLINDVIESKDEKKYIKESLIRVPVRLGTEVFTKGEISEESRERLVHSVMAYKHLMVAHGVKYFRGCATSAMREAKNGKEIIKSIKETTGINIEIIDGQEEAAIIYANHIEKLIADDNAYLYVDVGGGSTELTVINKGEIVAAKSFKIGTLRILNDMVNQEMWNDLKAWLMENLPHGKVDLIGSGGNINKVAKVSGKDVSKPVSYTYLKKYFKELQKYNYEERILKLDLKPDRADVIIPAMQIFTSIMKWTKATKIYIPKMGLADGIIKQLY
- the ppk1 gene encoding polyphosphate kinase 1; its protein translation is MKEKRFINREISWLAFNDRVLQEAADAKVPLLERLRFLGIYSNNMDEFYKVRVATIRRMQGVGKQAKQEIKFKPKALLKEIAERVKKQNTKFDEIYEKIEKELETEKIFIINEKELNKEQKSYVKHYFYNELRPKLVPIMLHYIKNFPRLKEQAIYLAVNMQQAENKESIYSLIEIPTTTPRFVVLPKEEDKNYVILVDDIIRAFVHTIYQQFEYESITAHCIKITRDAELDLDIDISKSLIEKIEQSVEARKRGEPVRFVFDKEIDKDYLSFLLGKLQLTETENIIAGKRYHNFKDFMGFPNFGREDLNYPKVSPLNFPKFNRAKTIFDVIDKEDILLHYPYQKFSYLIDFIREAAIDPHVTTIKMTLYRVANNSMVVNSLINAAKNGKNVIVVVEVQARFDEELNIYWAKIMQEEGITIIYGVPGLKVHSKLCLITRVVNDKRTRYANFSTGNFNEKTSTIYSDTSLFTSDERLTYEANKVFRFFQNNYKIYNYKHLLVAPHQSRTKFYELIDQEIKNAAEKLPASIFAKMNSLVDYEMIEKLYYAANNGVKIKLIVRGINSLVPYLEELHSNIEIISIVDKYLEHSRIFVFHNNGEEKIYLSSTDWMQRNLDFRVEVSFPIYDEKLKEEIKWFLNNQWNDNVKARKLDGTLRNLYVKNRKEKIRSQITFYNYLKEKHKND
- a CDS encoding DUF3524 domain-containing protein, whose translation is MNILFIEPFYGGSHKKWLDGLVKNSTHNIKTYTLPDRFWKWRMHGAALHFAQKYNEDNYVADLIVASDMLDLSTFLSLTRPKTAHTKTAIYFHENQLTYPWSPTDEDTRLQRDRHYAFINITSALSADAVLFNSNYHKESFLNEIPKFLNAFPDYQETWVAQTIAQKSKMLHLGMDLQKFQHFKPQNKPYHKRAVVLWNHRWEYDKNPQDFFESLITLHHNGIDFNLIVLGEKTNTYPPIFDEAKEILKDKILHWGYAESEEQYISLLWQSDILPVTSNQDFFGGSVVEAMACNVFPLLPNRLAYAEHIPPAYAKTFTYDNLNNFVKRLQRLIFDVNVVRKQNIQQWVWHYDWNNCIKNYDNTFELILNK
- a CDS encoding histidine phosphatase family protein translates to MKTFILIRHAKSSWQDAHLVKDIDRSLKDRGIIDAIDMASRLEQKQIAPQKIVSSDGIRALHTAIIFARKLHVKCDKIEIDSSLFHCNVSDIESVIHSQNSNVNTLAVFCHNPSINEFASKYIPYFYENVPTCGVLCFSSEIENWSDFSSKNTNLLWFDYPKNSI
- a CDS encoding PorP/SprF family type IX secretion system membrane protein — translated: MKKILLYIAVFIFSVATLNAQDIHFTNYNAQPLVLNPAMTGMNGCDWRVGANFRTQWLGVSEGNTYRTVSAFADIAVGKPTKYSNFGGVGLSFFSDQAGDLNYNTNRVDLSFAYHFIINKKQSISAGIQGAFIHRSFNQSKALYEFDPITGEPVLAAAESFDASTKMYGDANLGFLYSIEPKKNTNYYIGIALHHLNQPNISSFNINRDKTERMYMKFTLHGGALIPMGKQLGIMPGFMFLKQGPTFEANLSTYFKYRFSQVPNNKNAIYFGAGYRVLDAVFLGARADLGGFQIHFSYDLNVSKLTGASKANGGPEVAVIYTGCLNRKNSQRYCPNF